In the genome of Sebastes umbrosus isolate fSebUmb1 chromosome 14, fSebUmb1.pri, whole genome shotgun sequence, one region contains:
- the dnmt1 gene encoding DNA (cytosine-5)-methyltransferase 1 isoform X1, with translation MPSRTSLSLPEDVRKRLQVLDEDEGSDEDLVKEKLKLVQEFLHVDAQDQLTSFEEKMKTSEISMEVYISKVKALLGKELHLENGSHVDGVEQNGKTNGLTNGSHKEENSENVTMDVQEEEEALKSPTASKGKGGRKSKANSDTKKSPASSRVTRNAGKQPTIMSMFSKVQKRKSEDLNVEATNGENEVEKEEDQVEESREEKRFKVESDENAATEKTSEKSETTKPVSTAKTPPPKCTDCRQYLDDSDLKFFQGDPDNALDEPEMLTDERLSLFDSNEDGFESYDDLPQHKITNFSVYDKRGHLCPFDSGLIERNVELYFSCVVKPIYDDNPCLDGGVPAKKLGPINAWWITGFDGGEKALIGFTTAFADYILMQSSEEYGPIFAVMQEKIYMSKIVVEFLQKNPDASYEDLLNKIETTVPPAGLNFNCFTEDTLLRHAQFVVEQVESYDEAGDTDEQPIIVTPCMRDLIKLAGVTLGKSMLLYWRAARRQAIRHPTKIEKDNKGPTKATTTTLVYQIFDTFFSDQIEQNDKESGGAKRQRCGVCEVCQSPDCGKCPACKDMIKFGGGGKSKQACKQRRCPNLAVKEAEDDENIEEEDVPVEKPKKVSQAKRKKQTQCKLTWIGESVLSEGKKRYYSKVCVNDEELELGDCVSVSSEDPSMPLYLARIASLWEDNSGKMFHAHWFLRGTQTVLGESSDPLELVLVDECEDMQLNYVQGKVNVMYKAPSNNWSMEGGMDSEIKVIDDDGKSFFYQFWYNTDYARFESPPKTTPSEDCKFTFCCSCARTKASKEQETPRAFEPLLDQNHDSKAMYALACFQGEQFKVGDGVYLHPDCFNFSVKPASPVKRSHRKEDVDEDLYPEYYRKSSDYIKGSNQDAPEPFRIGRIKEIFCHRRSNGKSDTTEVKLRLYKFYRPENTHKGVKASYHTDINQLYWSDEEVTLSMTEVLGRCQVEYAEDLNESVQDYSSGGPDRFYFLEAYNAKSKSFEDPPNHARSAVHKGKGKGKGKGKGKGKAAAAQDTQDSQNEAQTLKVPKYRTLDVFSGCGGLSEGFHQAGMTETLWAIEMWEPAAQAFRLNNPGTTVFTEDCNVLLKLVMSGEKVNSLGQKLPQKGDVEMLCGGPPCQGFSGMNRFNSRTYSKFKNSLVVSYLSYCDYYRPKFFLLENVRNFVSFKSSMVLKLTLRCLVRMGYQCTFGVLQAGQYGVAQTRRRAIILAAAPGEKLPRYPEPLHVFAPRACSLNVAVDEKKYVSNVTRGNGGIYRTITVRDTMSDLPEIRNGAAGLEISYNGEPQSWFQRQIRGTQYQPILRDHICKDMSALVEGRMRHIPLAPGSDWRDLPNLEVRVKDGTMTKKLRYSHPDKKNGRSSTGALRGVCYCSGGNACDPADRQFNTLIPWCLPHTGNRHNHWAGLYGRLEWDGFFSTTVTNPEPMGKQGRVLHPEQHRVVSVRECARSQGFPDTYRFFGNILDKHRQVGNAVPPPLSRAIGLELKKCVMERLKEEQASEPVKQEKMEVSD, from the exons ATGCCATCCAGGACTTCCCTGTCTCTGCCAGAGGATGTCAGGAAAAG GCTGCAAGTGCTGGATGAGGATGAAGGTTCAGACGAG GATCTTGTGAAGGAGAAGCTCAAGTTGGTGCAGGAATTCCTGCATGTTGATGCTCAGGACCAGCTGACAAGCTTTGAAGAAAAGATGAAAACTTCAGAGATCTCAATG GAGGTCTACATCTCTAAAGTAAAAGCCTTGCTGGGAAAAGAGCTTCATCTTGAAAATGGCTCCCATGTTGACGGAGTGGAGCAAAATGGAAAGACGAACGGCCTCACAAATGGCTCCCACAAAGAAGAGAACAGCGAAAATGTAACCATGGACgtacaggaggaagaggaggctctCAAGTCACCAACTGCCTCCAAAGGGAAAGGTGGACGCAAGAGCAAAGCAAACTCTGACACTAAAA AGTCTCCAGCCAGTTCCAGGGTTACAAGAAATGCTGGAAAACAGCCAACCATCATGTCAATGTTCTCTAAAGT TCAAAAGCGCAAGTCTGAAGACTTGAATGTAGAAGCTACTAATGGAGAAAATGAagtggagaaagaggaagatcAAGTCGAGGAG TCTCGGGAGGAGAAGCGTTTTAAAGTGGAATCTGATGAAAA TGCTGCAACAGAAAAAACGAGTGAGAAGAGTGAAACTACGAAGCCAGTTTCTACAGCAAAG acgcCACCTCCCAAATGTACAGACTGCAGACAATACTTGGATGACTCTGATCTCAAGTTCTTTCAAGGGGATCCTGATAATGCG CTTGATGAACCAGAAATGTTGACAGATGAGCGTCTCTCCCTGTTTGACTCCAATGAGGATGGATTTGAGAGCTACGATGATCTGCCACAGCACAAGATTACTAACTTCAG CGTGTATGACAAGCGTGGCCACCTTTGTCCATTTGACTCTGGACTGATTGAGAGGAATGTGGAGCTCTACTTCAGCTGTGTTGTCAAACCTATCTATGATGACAACCCCTGCTTGGATG gtggtGTTCCTGCCAAGAAACTCGGACCCATCAATGCCTGGTGGATCACTGGGTTTGATGGTGGAGAAAAAGCTTTAATTGGTTTCACTACAG CTTTTGCTGATTACATCCTGATGCAGTCCAGTGAAGAGTACGGACCCATTTTTGCGGTGATGCAGGAAAAGATCTATATGAGCAAGATCGTGGTGGAGTTCCTCCAGAAGAATCCTGATGCTTCTTATGAGGACCTTCTCAACAAGATCGAG ACAACCGTGCCTCCTGCAGGGCTAAACTTCAACTGCTTCACGGAGGACACGCTGCTGCGCCACGCCCAGTTTGTGGTGGAGCAGGTGGAGAGCTATGACGAGGCCGGCGACACGGATGAGCAGCCCATCATCGTCACTCCCTGCATGAGAGACCTGATCAAGTTGGCAGGAGTCACTCTGGGGAAGAG CATGCTGCTCTACTG GAGAGCCGCCAGAAGACAGGCCATTCGTCACCCAACAAAGATAGAGAAGGACAACAAGGGGCCGACTAAAGCGACCACGACAACGCTGGTGTACCAGATCTTTGATACCTTCTTCTCTGATCAGATAGAGCAGAACGATAAAGAGAGTGGTGGGGCCAAAAGACAGCGCTGTGGTGTCTGTGAG GTTTGCCAATCTCCTGATTGTGGCAAGTGTCCAGCTTGCAAAGACATGATCAAATTTGGGGGAGGTGGCAAAAGCAAGCAGGCTTGTAAGCAGAGAAG ATGCCCAAACCTTGCAGTAAAGGAGGCTGAAGATGATGAGAACATTGAAGAGGAAGATGTTCCAGTGGAGAAGCCCAAGAAGGTTTCTCAAGctaagaggaagaagcagaccCAGTGCAAACTGACATGGATCGGAGAGTCTGTTCTG TCTGAGGGGAAGAAGCGCTACTATAGCAAGGTCTGTGTAAATGATGAAGAGCTGGAGTTGGGCGACTGTGTCTCCGTTTCATCAGAGGATCCGTCCATGCCTCTCTATCTGGCCAG GATCGCATCGCTGTGGGAGGACAACAGTGGGAAGATGTTTCATGCCCACTGGTTCCTGCGTGGGACTCAAACGGTGCTGGGAGAGTCTTCTGATCCACTGGAGCTCGTCCTCGTGGACGAGTGTGAAGACATGCAGCTCAATTATGTGCAGGGCAAAGTTAACGTCATGTATAAGGCCCCATCTAACAACTGGTCTATGGAG GGTGGCATGGATTCGGAAATCAAGGTGATTGACGATGACGGGAAGAGTTTCTTCTATCAGTTCTGGTACAACACAGACTATGCTCGCTTTGAGTCGCCTCCCAAGACCACTCCATCAGAGGACTGCAAGTTCAC GTTCTGTTGCAGCTGTGCGAGGACTAAAGCGAGTAAGGAACAGGAAACGCCTCGTGCATTTGAACCCCTGCTGGACCAAAACCACGACTCCAAGGCTATGTATGCTCTGGCCTGCTTCCAGGGGGAGCAGTTCAAGGTGGGAGATGGTGTCTACCTGCATCCTGACTGTTTTAACTTCAG CGTGAAGCCAGCTAGTCCAGTGAAGCGCTCCCACAGGAAAGAGGATGTGGATGAGGACTTGTATCCAGAATACTACAGGAAGTCCTCAGATTATATCAAGGGGTCAAACCAGGACGCTCCAGAACCGTTCCGCATCGGGCGCATCAAGGAGATCTTCTGTCACAGACGTAGCAACGGGAAATCAGACACCACGGAGGTCAAACTGCGACTCTACAAGTTCTACAG GCCTGAGAACACTCACAAAGGTGTCAAAGCCAGTTACCACACAGACATCAACCAGCTGTACTGGAGTGATGAAGAAGTGACTCTCAGCATGACCGAGGTGCTCGGCCGCTGTCAGGTAGAATACGCAGAAGACCTGAACGAATCAGTCCAGGACTATTCCAGTGGTGGACCTGACCGCTTCTATTTCTTGGAG GCTTATAACGCAAAATCCAAAAGCTTTGAAGACCCTCCAAATCATGCCCGCTCTGCTGTTCATAAAGGCAAAGGAAAGGGCAAAGGGAAAG GTAAAGGCAAAGGAAAGGCTGCAGCTGCACAGGATACGCAGGACTCTCAGAATGAAGCACAGACGCTTAAAGTGCCCAAATATCGCACACTGGATGTGTTCTCTGGCTGCGGAGGACTTTCTGAAGGCTTCCACCAGGCTG GTATGACGGAGACTCTGTGGGCCATAGAGATGTGGGAGCCTGCAGCCCAGGCCTTCAGGCTCAACAACCCAGGCACCACAGTGTTCACGGAGGACTGCAACGTCCTGCTGAAGTTGGTCATGTCTGGAGAGAAGGTGAACTCTCTTGGTCAGAAGCTGCCTCAGAAGGGAGACGTGGAGATGCTGTGTGGAGGACCTCCTTGCCAAGGCTTCAGTGGGATGAACCGCTTCAACTCTCGTACTTATTCCAAATTCAAGAACTCACTCGTGGTCTCCTATCTCAG TTACTGTGACTACTACAGACCCAAGTTCTTCCTGCTGGAGAATGTGAGGAACTTCGTCTCATTCAAAAGCTCCATGGTCCTGAAGCTGACTCTGCGCTGTCTTGTGCGCATGGGCTACCAGTGTACTTTTGGTGTCCTTCAG GCTGGTCAGTACGGCGTTGCCCAGACCCGCCGCAGGGCGATCATCCTGGCTGCTGCTCCCGGAGAGAAGCTGCCTCGTTATCCGGAGCCTCTGCATGTGTTTGCTCCCAGAGCTTGCTCTCTGAACGTGGCGGTGGACGAAAAGAAATACGTCAGCAATGTCACACG AGGTAATGGAGGAATCTACAGAACCATCACGGTCAGAGACACCATGTCTGACCTGCCAGAGATTCGTAATGGTGCAGCTGGATTGGAGATTTCCTACAACGGGGAGCCTCAGTCCTGGTTCCAGAGGCAGATCAGAGGAACACAGTATCAACCAATCCTGAGAGATCACATCTGCAAG GACATGAGTGCTCTGGTTGAAGGTCGGATGCGTCACATCCCGTTGGCTCCAGGCTCCGACTGGAGGGATCTGCCCAACCTCGAGGTCCGGGTGAAAGACGGCACCATGACCAAGAAACTGCGTTACTCACACCCAGATAAAAAGAACGGACGCAGCAGCACCGGTGCACTCAGAGGTGTCTGCTATTGTTCAGGAG GGAATGCATGCGACCCTGCAGACCGGCAGTTCAACACCCTGATCCCCTGGTGTCTGCCCCACACCGGAAACCGCCACAATCACTGGGCCGGACTCTACGGCAGACTGGAGTGGGACGGCTTCTTCAGCACAACCGTCACCAACCCTGAACCCATGGGCAAGCAG GGCCGCGTTCTGCATCCTGAGCAGCACCGAGTGGTCAGTGTGAGGGAGTGTGCTCGCTCTCAGGGCTTCCCCGACACTTACCGCTTCTTTGGAAACATCCtggacaaacacagacag GTCGGAAATGCAGTTCCCCCTCCGCTCTCCAGGGCCATCGGCCTGGAGCTGAAGAAGTGTGTCATGGAGAGGCTGAAGGAAGAACAAGCATCAG AGCCGGTCAAACAAGAGAAGATGGAGGTCTCTGATTAG
- the dnmt1 gene encoding DNA (cytosine-5)-methyltransferase 1 isoform X2: protein MPSRTSLSLPEDVRKRLQVLDEDEGSDEDLVKEKLKLVQEFLHVDAQDQLTSFEEKMKTSEISMEVYISKVKALLGKELHLENGSHVDGVEQNGKTNGLTNGSHKEENSENVTMDVQEEEEALKSPTASKGKGGRKSKANSDTKKSPASSRVTRNAGKQPTIMSMFSKVQKRKSEDLNVEATNGENEVEKEEDQVEESREEKRFKVESDENAATEKTSEKSETTKPVSTAKTPPPKCTDCRQYLDDSDLKFFQGDPDNALDEPEMLTDERLSLFDSNEDGFESYDDLPQHKITNFSVYDKRGHLCPFDSGLIERNVELYFSCVVKPIYDDNPCLDGGVPAKKLGPINAWWITGFDGGEKALIGFTTAFADYILMQSSEEYGPIFAVMQEKIYMSKIVVEFLQKNPDASYEDLLNKIETTVPPAGLNFNCFTEDTLLRHAQFVVEQVESYDEAGDTDEQPIIVTPCMRDLIKLAGVTLGKRRAARRQAIRHPTKIEKDNKGPTKATTTTLVYQIFDTFFSDQIEQNDKESGGAKRQRCGVCEVCQSPDCGKCPACKDMIKFGGGGKSKQACKQRRCPNLAVKEAEDDENIEEEDVPVEKPKKVSQAKRKKQTQCKLTWIGESVLSEGKKRYYSKVCVNDEELELGDCVSVSSEDPSMPLYLARIASLWEDNSGKMFHAHWFLRGTQTVLGESSDPLELVLVDECEDMQLNYVQGKVNVMYKAPSNNWSMEGGMDSEIKVIDDDGKSFFYQFWYNTDYARFESPPKTTPSEDCKFTFCCSCARTKASKEQETPRAFEPLLDQNHDSKAMYALACFQGEQFKVGDGVYLHPDCFNFSVKPASPVKRSHRKEDVDEDLYPEYYRKSSDYIKGSNQDAPEPFRIGRIKEIFCHRRSNGKSDTTEVKLRLYKFYRPENTHKGVKASYHTDINQLYWSDEEVTLSMTEVLGRCQVEYAEDLNESVQDYSSGGPDRFYFLEAYNAKSKSFEDPPNHARSAVHKGKGKGKGKGKGKGKAAAAQDTQDSQNEAQTLKVPKYRTLDVFSGCGGLSEGFHQAGMTETLWAIEMWEPAAQAFRLNNPGTTVFTEDCNVLLKLVMSGEKVNSLGQKLPQKGDVEMLCGGPPCQGFSGMNRFNSRTYSKFKNSLVVSYLSYCDYYRPKFFLLENVRNFVSFKSSMVLKLTLRCLVRMGYQCTFGVLQAGQYGVAQTRRRAIILAAAPGEKLPRYPEPLHVFAPRACSLNVAVDEKKYVSNVTRGNGGIYRTITVRDTMSDLPEIRNGAAGLEISYNGEPQSWFQRQIRGTQYQPILRDHICKDMSALVEGRMRHIPLAPGSDWRDLPNLEVRVKDGTMTKKLRYSHPDKKNGRSSTGALRGVCYCSGGNACDPADRQFNTLIPWCLPHTGNRHNHWAGLYGRLEWDGFFSTTVTNPEPMGKQGRVLHPEQHRVVSVRECARSQGFPDTYRFFGNILDKHRQVGNAVPPPLSRAIGLELKKCVMERLKEEQASEPVKQEKMEVSD from the exons ATGCCATCCAGGACTTCCCTGTCTCTGCCAGAGGATGTCAGGAAAAG GCTGCAAGTGCTGGATGAGGATGAAGGTTCAGACGAG GATCTTGTGAAGGAGAAGCTCAAGTTGGTGCAGGAATTCCTGCATGTTGATGCTCAGGACCAGCTGACAAGCTTTGAAGAAAAGATGAAAACTTCAGAGATCTCAATG GAGGTCTACATCTCTAAAGTAAAAGCCTTGCTGGGAAAAGAGCTTCATCTTGAAAATGGCTCCCATGTTGACGGAGTGGAGCAAAATGGAAAGACGAACGGCCTCACAAATGGCTCCCACAAAGAAGAGAACAGCGAAAATGTAACCATGGACgtacaggaggaagaggaggctctCAAGTCACCAACTGCCTCCAAAGGGAAAGGTGGACGCAAGAGCAAAGCAAACTCTGACACTAAAA AGTCTCCAGCCAGTTCCAGGGTTACAAGAAATGCTGGAAAACAGCCAACCATCATGTCAATGTTCTCTAAAGT TCAAAAGCGCAAGTCTGAAGACTTGAATGTAGAAGCTACTAATGGAGAAAATGAagtggagaaagaggaagatcAAGTCGAGGAG TCTCGGGAGGAGAAGCGTTTTAAAGTGGAATCTGATGAAAA TGCTGCAACAGAAAAAACGAGTGAGAAGAGTGAAACTACGAAGCCAGTTTCTACAGCAAAG acgcCACCTCCCAAATGTACAGACTGCAGACAATACTTGGATGACTCTGATCTCAAGTTCTTTCAAGGGGATCCTGATAATGCG CTTGATGAACCAGAAATGTTGACAGATGAGCGTCTCTCCCTGTTTGACTCCAATGAGGATGGATTTGAGAGCTACGATGATCTGCCACAGCACAAGATTACTAACTTCAG CGTGTATGACAAGCGTGGCCACCTTTGTCCATTTGACTCTGGACTGATTGAGAGGAATGTGGAGCTCTACTTCAGCTGTGTTGTCAAACCTATCTATGATGACAACCCCTGCTTGGATG gtggtGTTCCTGCCAAGAAACTCGGACCCATCAATGCCTGGTGGATCACTGGGTTTGATGGTGGAGAAAAAGCTTTAATTGGTTTCACTACAG CTTTTGCTGATTACATCCTGATGCAGTCCAGTGAAGAGTACGGACCCATTTTTGCGGTGATGCAGGAAAAGATCTATATGAGCAAGATCGTGGTGGAGTTCCTCCAGAAGAATCCTGATGCTTCTTATGAGGACCTTCTCAACAAGATCGAG ACAACCGTGCCTCCTGCAGGGCTAAACTTCAACTGCTTCACGGAGGACACGCTGCTGCGCCACGCCCAGTTTGTGGTGGAGCAGGTGGAGAGCTATGACGAGGCCGGCGACACGGATGAGCAGCCCATCATCGTCACTCCCTGCATGAGAGACCTGATCAAGTTGGCAGGAGTCACTCTGGGGAAGAG GAGAGCCGCCAGAAGACAGGCCATTCGTCACCCAACAAAGATAGAGAAGGACAACAAGGGGCCGACTAAAGCGACCACGACAACGCTGGTGTACCAGATCTTTGATACCTTCTTCTCTGATCAGATAGAGCAGAACGATAAAGAGAGTGGTGGGGCCAAAAGACAGCGCTGTGGTGTCTGTGAG GTTTGCCAATCTCCTGATTGTGGCAAGTGTCCAGCTTGCAAAGACATGATCAAATTTGGGGGAGGTGGCAAAAGCAAGCAGGCTTGTAAGCAGAGAAG ATGCCCAAACCTTGCAGTAAAGGAGGCTGAAGATGATGAGAACATTGAAGAGGAAGATGTTCCAGTGGAGAAGCCCAAGAAGGTTTCTCAAGctaagaggaagaagcagaccCAGTGCAAACTGACATGGATCGGAGAGTCTGTTCTG TCTGAGGGGAAGAAGCGCTACTATAGCAAGGTCTGTGTAAATGATGAAGAGCTGGAGTTGGGCGACTGTGTCTCCGTTTCATCAGAGGATCCGTCCATGCCTCTCTATCTGGCCAG GATCGCATCGCTGTGGGAGGACAACAGTGGGAAGATGTTTCATGCCCACTGGTTCCTGCGTGGGACTCAAACGGTGCTGGGAGAGTCTTCTGATCCACTGGAGCTCGTCCTCGTGGACGAGTGTGAAGACATGCAGCTCAATTATGTGCAGGGCAAAGTTAACGTCATGTATAAGGCCCCATCTAACAACTGGTCTATGGAG GGTGGCATGGATTCGGAAATCAAGGTGATTGACGATGACGGGAAGAGTTTCTTCTATCAGTTCTGGTACAACACAGACTATGCTCGCTTTGAGTCGCCTCCCAAGACCACTCCATCAGAGGACTGCAAGTTCAC GTTCTGTTGCAGCTGTGCGAGGACTAAAGCGAGTAAGGAACAGGAAACGCCTCGTGCATTTGAACCCCTGCTGGACCAAAACCACGACTCCAAGGCTATGTATGCTCTGGCCTGCTTCCAGGGGGAGCAGTTCAAGGTGGGAGATGGTGTCTACCTGCATCCTGACTGTTTTAACTTCAG CGTGAAGCCAGCTAGTCCAGTGAAGCGCTCCCACAGGAAAGAGGATGTGGATGAGGACTTGTATCCAGAATACTACAGGAAGTCCTCAGATTATATCAAGGGGTCAAACCAGGACGCTCCAGAACCGTTCCGCATCGGGCGCATCAAGGAGATCTTCTGTCACAGACGTAGCAACGGGAAATCAGACACCACGGAGGTCAAACTGCGACTCTACAAGTTCTACAG GCCTGAGAACACTCACAAAGGTGTCAAAGCCAGTTACCACACAGACATCAACCAGCTGTACTGGAGTGATGAAGAAGTGACTCTCAGCATGACCGAGGTGCTCGGCCGCTGTCAGGTAGAATACGCAGAAGACCTGAACGAATCAGTCCAGGACTATTCCAGTGGTGGACCTGACCGCTTCTATTTCTTGGAG GCTTATAACGCAAAATCCAAAAGCTTTGAAGACCCTCCAAATCATGCCCGCTCTGCTGTTCATAAAGGCAAAGGAAAGGGCAAAGGGAAAG GTAAAGGCAAAGGAAAGGCTGCAGCTGCACAGGATACGCAGGACTCTCAGAATGAAGCACAGACGCTTAAAGTGCCCAAATATCGCACACTGGATGTGTTCTCTGGCTGCGGAGGACTTTCTGAAGGCTTCCACCAGGCTG GTATGACGGAGACTCTGTGGGCCATAGAGATGTGGGAGCCTGCAGCCCAGGCCTTCAGGCTCAACAACCCAGGCACCACAGTGTTCACGGAGGACTGCAACGTCCTGCTGAAGTTGGTCATGTCTGGAGAGAAGGTGAACTCTCTTGGTCAGAAGCTGCCTCAGAAGGGAGACGTGGAGATGCTGTGTGGAGGACCTCCTTGCCAAGGCTTCAGTGGGATGAACCGCTTCAACTCTCGTACTTATTCCAAATTCAAGAACTCACTCGTGGTCTCCTATCTCAG TTACTGTGACTACTACAGACCCAAGTTCTTCCTGCTGGAGAATGTGAGGAACTTCGTCTCATTCAAAAGCTCCATGGTCCTGAAGCTGACTCTGCGCTGTCTTGTGCGCATGGGCTACCAGTGTACTTTTGGTGTCCTTCAG GCTGGTCAGTACGGCGTTGCCCAGACCCGCCGCAGGGCGATCATCCTGGCTGCTGCTCCCGGAGAGAAGCTGCCTCGTTATCCGGAGCCTCTGCATGTGTTTGCTCCCAGAGCTTGCTCTCTGAACGTGGCGGTGGACGAAAAGAAATACGTCAGCAATGTCACACG AGGTAATGGAGGAATCTACAGAACCATCACGGTCAGAGACACCATGTCTGACCTGCCAGAGATTCGTAATGGTGCAGCTGGATTGGAGATTTCCTACAACGGGGAGCCTCAGTCCTGGTTCCAGAGGCAGATCAGAGGAACACAGTATCAACCAATCCTGAGAGATCACATCTGCAAG GACATGAGTGCTCTGGTTGAAGGTCGGATGCGTCACATCCCGTTGGCTCCAGGCTCCGACTGGAGGGATCTGCCCAACCTCGAGGTCCGGGTGAAAGACGGCACCATGACCAAGAAACTGCGTTACTCACACCCAGATAAAAAGAACGGACGCAGCAGCACCGGTGCACTCAGAGGTGTCTGCTATTGTTCAGGAG GGAATGCATGCGACCCTGCAGACCGGCAGTTCAACACCCTGATCCCCTGGTGTCTGCCCCACACCGGAAACCGCCACAATCACTGGGCCGGACTCTACGGCAGACTGGAGTGGGACGGCTTCTTCAGCACAACCGTCACCAACCCTGAACCCATGGGCAAGCAG GGCCGCGTTCTGCATCCTGAGCAGCACCGAGTGGTCAGTGTGAGGGAGTGTGCTCGCTCTCAGGGCTTCCCCGACACTTACCGCTTCTTTGGAAACATCCtggacaaacacagacag GTCGGAAATGCAGTTCCCCCTCCGCTCTCCAGGGCCATCGGCCTGGAGCTGAAGAAGTGTGTCATGGAGAGGCTGAAGGAAGAACAAGCATCAG AGCCGGTCAAACAAGAGAAGATGGAGGTCTCTGATTAG